The Nocardioides sp. S5 genome includes a window with the following:
- a CDS encoding GNAT family N-acetyltransferase — translation MIRPAALADLPALVALEQELFGADAWSESLLREEIEGPGRRFVVADDLSGYAVTMTAGDIVDLLRIGVRPEARRSGVASRLLDELLVDTEDASRMLLEVSVTNAEALGFYVARQFSVIDVRPHYYRDGSEALVMCRWLPGAARAQTATAHD, via the coding sequence GTGATTCGTCCCGCAGCCCTGGCCGACCTCCCGGCCCTCGTCGCCCTCGAGCAGGAGCTCTTCGGTGCCGACGCGTGGAGCGAGAGCCTGCTCCGTGAGGAGATCGAGGGTCCCGGTCGCCGCTTCGTGGTCGCCGACGACCTCTCCGGCTACGCCGTGACGATGACGGCGGGCGACATCGTGGACCTGCTGCGCATCGGCGTACGCCCCGAGGCACGGCGCAGCGGCGTGGCCTCGCGGCTGCTCGACGAGCTCCTGGTGGACACCGAGGACGCCTCCCGGATGCTGCTCGAGGTCAGCGTCACCAACGCCGAGGCGCTCGGCTTCTACGTCGCGCGCCAGTTCAGCGTGATCGACGTACGCCCCCACTACTACCGCGACGGGTCCGAGGCGCTGGTGATGTGCCGCTGGCTCCCCGGCGCGGCCCGCGCGCAGACGGCCACCGCGCATGACTGA
- a CDS encoding alpha/beta hydrolase, protein MSIKGRIFGTVVGAAGLAAAAGAVGIARQNRIIGNRAAGERVEFGELRSPRRVVVTDDAVDLHVEIDDPADFGAPVPADDDLTLVFVHGYSLNLDCWHFQRAAYRGQARTVFFDQRSHGRSGRSDEDHCTIEQLGHDLRRVIEDTVPGRCVVVGHSMGGMSVISLAEHHPDLFGDKVLGAALISTTAGGLDPGRILFPMVPLGLGGRFVGRAVRTLDRGHRVVDLARSWGHAVADVFTDRYAFGTDQVPASHVEFVYSMLNATPFAVVADFYPAFATLDNFDHLEALSRVPTAIICGTEDKITSVGHSRKLHSRIPGSSLLECEGAGHMVLLERHKEVTAELDDLISLAQARGVR, encoded by the coding sequence GTGAGCATCAAGGGACGCATCTTCGGCACCGTGGTCGGCGCTGCCGGCCTCGCCGCTGCCGCGGGCGCGGTCGGCATCGCCCGGCAGAACCGGATCATCGGCAACCGCGCCGCGGGCGAGCGGGTCGAGTTCGGGGAGCTGCGCAGCCCCCGCCGCGTGGTCGTCACCGACGACGCGGTCGACCTGCACGTCGAGATCGACGACCCGGCCGACTTCGGCGCGCCCGTGCCGGCCGACGACGACCTCACCCTCGTCTTCGTCCACGGCTACTCCCTCAACCTCGACTGCTGGCACTTCCAGCGCGCGGCCTACCGGGGGCAGGCCCGCACGGTCTTCTTCGACCAGCGCAGCCACGGCCGCTCGGGCCGGTCCGACGAGGACCACTGCACCATCGAGCAGCTCGGCCACGACCTGCGGCGCGTCATCGAGGACACCGTCCCCGGGAGGTGCGTCGTGGTGGGGCACTCGATGGGCGGGATGAGCGTCATCTCGCTGGCCGAGCACCACCCCGACCTCTTCGGCGACAAGGTCCTCGGCGCCGCCCTCATCTCCACCACCGCCGGCGGGCTGGACCCAGGTCGCATCCTCTTCCCGATGGTGCCGCTCGGCCTCGGTGGCCGGTTCGTCGGCCGGGCGGTGCGCACCCTCGACCGGGGGCACCGGGTGGTCGACCTGGCCCGATCGTGGGGGCACGCCGTGGCCGACGTCTTCACCGACCGCTACGCCTTCGGGACCGACCAGGTCCCCGCCTCGCACGTCGAGTTCGTCTACTCCATGCTGAACGCGACCCCCTTCGCGGTGGTCGCCGACTTCTACCCAGCCTTCGCGACGCTCGACAACTTCGACCACCTCGAGGCGCTGAGTCGCGTGCCCACCGCGATCATCTGCGGCACCGAGGACAAGATCACCTCGGTGGGGCACAGCCGCAAGCTGCACAGCCGCATCCCCGGCTCCAGCCTGCTGGAGTGCGAGGGCGCCGGGCACATGGTGCTGCTGGAGCGCCACAAGGAGGTCACCGCCGAGCTCGACGACCTGATCTCGCTGGCCCAGGCGCGGGGCGTGCGATGA
- the tsaE gene encoding tRNA (adenosine(37)-N6)-threonylcarbamoyltransferase complex ATPase subunit type 1 TsaE — protein sequence MSLDVRRVGPEAAADVLAVVQEAFGARPVLDPPADALAEDADSIARMLARRGGLLATLDGEPVGCAILDVAPDGLVLRRFGVLPSAQGRGVATALVGAARDAALGRPAVVVVAREELPATIAFWERHGFVETTRSSPYVTLALPLATDVDAPDAETMRGLGERVGRSLVAGDLVVLTGELGAGKTTFTQGLGTGLQVRGGVTSPTFVISRVHPSLVGGPDLVHVDAYRLGGLAELDDLDLDASLDEAVTVVEWGAGLAEALAESRLEVVIERVVGQAPDDELDPRRVCLRWVAGQ from the coding sequence ATGAGCCTCGACGTACGCCGCGTGGGTCCCGAGGCCGCCGCAGACGTGCTGGCCGTGGTGCAGGAGGCGTTCGGGGCCCGGCCGGTCCTCGACCCGCCGGCCGACGCCCTCGCCGAGGACGCCGACTCCATCGCCCGGATGCTGGCGCGCCGCGGCGGGCTGCTCGCAACGCTCGACGGGGAACCGGTGGGCTGCGCGATCCTCGACGTGGCTCCCGACGGGCTCGTGCTGCGGCGCTTCGGCGTGCTGCCGTCCGCGCAGGGTCGCGGGGTCGCGACGGCCCTGGTCGGGGCGGCTCGTGACGCCGCGCTCGGCCGCCCGGCCGTGGTGGTGGTGGCCCGCGAGGAGCTGCCGGCGACCATCGCCTTCTGGGAGCGCCACGGCTTCGTCGAGACGACCCGCTCCAGCCCCTACGTCACCCTTGCCCTGCCGCTGGCGACCGACGTCGACGCACCCGACGCCGAGACGATGCGCGGGCTGGGGGAGCGGGTGGGGCGGAGCCTCGTCGCGGGCGACCTCGTCGTGCTCACCGGCGAGCTGGGGGCGGGCAAGACGACCTTCACCCAGGGCCTCGGCACCGGCCTGCAGGTCCGCGGCGGCGTCACGTCCCCGACCTTCGTGATCTCGCGGGTGCACCCCTCGCTCGTCGGGGGTCCGGACCTCGTGCACGTCGACGCCTACCGGCTCGGCGGCCTCGCCGAGCTCGACGACCTCGACCTCGACGCCTCGCTGGACGAGGCCGTCACGGTCGTCGAGTGGGGAGCGGGCCTCGCCGAGGCCCTCGCCGAGTCGCGGCTCGAGGTCGTCATCGAGCGGGTCGTGGGCCAGGCGCCCGACGACGAGCTCGACCCGCGCCGCGTTTGCCTGCGCTGGGTCGCGGGCCAGTAA
- the tsaB gene encoding tRNA (adenosine(37)-N6)-threonylcarbamoyltransferase complex dimerization subunit type 1 TsaB translates to MLLAFDTATPLVTVALHDGERVLVEHSSSEPMKHGEHLAPLIERAMVEAGIVRQDLTAVAVGVGPGPFTGLRVGVVTARTLGFVLDIPVYGVCSLDAIALEVVGTGVATGSFLVATDARRKEVYLASYDADGRRLEGPVVTRPAEVATDAPVAGAGPLLYPDHFPHAIGPDRPSAGWLAAGVSSELVGLLDPEPLYLRRPDAVAGAPRKPVS, encoded by the coding sequence GTGCTCCTCGCCTTCGACACCGCGACCCCGTTGGTGACCGTCGCCCTCCACGACGGCGAGCGTGTGCTCGTGGAGCACTCGTCGTCGGAACCGATGAAGCACGGCGAGCACCTCGCGCCGCTCATCGAGCGCGCCATGGTCGAGGCCGGCATCGTGCGCCAGGACCTCACCGCCGTCGCGGTCGGCGTCGGACCGGGCCCCTTCACCGGCCTGCGCGTCGGGGTGGTCACCGCCCGCACGCTCGGCTTCGTCCTCGACATCCCGGTCTACGGCGTGTGCTCGCTCGACGCGATCGCGCTCGAGGTCGTCGGCACCGGTGTCGCCACCGGGAGCTTCCTGGTCGCCACCGATGCCCGGCGCAAGGAGGTCTACCTCGCCTCCTACGACGCCGACGGCCGCCGCCTGGAGGGCCCGGTCGTCACCCGGCCCGCCGAGGTCGCCACCGACGCCCCGGTCGCGGGCGCCGGACCGCTGCTCTACCCCGACCACTTCCCGCACGCCATCGGCCCGGACCGCCCGAGTGCGGGCTGGCTGGCAGCGGGAGTGAGCTCGGAGCTCGTAGGATTGCTCGACCCCGAACCCCTCTACCTGCGCCGCCCCGACGCGGTCGCGGGCGCACCCAGAAAGCCTGTCTCGTGA